In one Leptospiraceae bacterium genomic region, the following are encoded:
- a CDS encoding flagellar biosynthesis anti-sigma factor FlgM, translated as MAIERINNIGYGYTQKPTALKKQVNQSAADNIQISEAARERAEEVKLQNEIEFFTKITVSRPEDSDRVQKLKEVKEKLKNGYYDNPGPEMIDRVAEKMVGVFFGGIQNL; from the coding sequence ATGGCAATAGAAAGGATCAACAACATAGGTTATGGGTACACCCAGAAACCTACTGCTCTGAAGAAACAGGTTAACCAATCTGCTGCCGATAATATCCAGATTTCTGAAGCCGCTAGGGAACGTGCAGAAGAAGTGAAACTTCAAAATGAAATTGAATTTTTTACTAAAATTACGGTTTCCAGGCCAGAAGACTCTGATAGGGTCCAGAAATTAAAGGAAGTTAAAGAAAAACTTAAAAATGGGTATTATGATAACCCCGGCCCGGAAATGATAGATAGGGTAGCGGAAAAGATGGTGGGGGTATTTTTTGGAGGAATCCAAAACCTTTAA
- the rsmI gene encoding 16S rRNA (cytidine(1402)-2'-O)-methyltransferase, with product MKEQGKFYVVSTPIGNLEDMTYRAVRVLQEVDLILCENQKNSLKLLNHFGIKIPAKTLYKNNTDDNSLGWIYRELKSGKNLAYISDAGTPGVSDPGSVLVKYLRDCDVDIVPIPGASALSTLLSVSGAQANPSVFLGFLPPKEGKKRKLLEGYQKEELVLVCFESVHRVEATLSLIREIFPLSEILVGREMTKVHEEYIFIPSGDEPGKFTTKGEFAILVNNRVKKITKGRKLKTDIQKKER from the coding sequence ATGAAAGAACAGGGAAAGTTTTACGTAGTATCCACACCCATAGGAAACCTCGAAGATATGACGTACAGGGCGGTCCGGGTGCTTCAGGAAGTGGATCTTATTCTCTGTGAAAACCAGAAAAATTCTTTAAAATTATTGAACCATTTTGGAATAAAAATTCCCGCAAAAACTTTATATAAAAATAATACAGACGATAATTCTCTTGGATGGATTTACCGGGAGCTAAAGTCCGGGAAAAACCTTGCATATATTTCAGATGCAGGGACTCCGGGGGTTTCCGATCCGGGTTCTGTTCTCGTCAAGTACCTGCGGGACTGTGATGTAGACATTGTTCCGATTCCGGGAGCGAGTGCTTTAAGCACCCTTCTTTCCGTAAGCGGAGCACAGGCGAATCCTTCCGTTTTTTTGGGTTTTTTGCCCCCAAAAGAAGGGAAGAAAAGAAAACTCCTGGAGGGATACCAAAAAGAGGAGTTGGTTCTGGTTTGCTTTGAATCTGTCCACCGGGTAGAGGCAACTCTATCTTTGATACGGGAAATTTTTCCTTTATCCGAGATTTTAGTGGGTAGGGAAATGACAAAAGTACACGAGGAATACATTTTTATCCCTTCCGGTGATGAACCGGGGAAATTTACGACGAAGGGTGAATTTGCAATCCTGGTGAATAATCGTGTCAAAAAAATAACTAAAGGCAGAAAACTTAAAACCGATATACAGAAGAAAGAGAGGTAG